GCCCCTGTTTTCGGCGGATACTGCGCTATGTGCATGTCTGATAAAGAAAGCGCCCCAAGCCACTGCGAAATTAACTTATTCGCCATCCATGAAGACCGGCTCTACATGTTTGCTACTCAGGAGTTCCTCGATCTCTGGCTAGAAGATCCCAAAAATTATATCGCAGTGGCGGATCAGTCTTACGAAGGCCTCTTAGCGTCAATACCCACGACTGATTGATCGGGCTTTTTGGACATTGAACGTGCACGCAACTCTACGCCAACAGATGCGGCGACAATTACCGTAGCACCCAGACCAAAAGACGGCCAGTCCGGTTGACTTCCAGCCATTGGAATAGCCAGGGCGACACCCACTGGGACCACCCAGTTATTCGACACGGCGAGTACACCGTTACTCACATGGGCTGCTCCAGAATTCCAAAGGAAAAACCCAAGTCCCGAGGCGATGACTCCCAGATAGACGATAATGCCGATTTGGCTAAGACTCGGTGAAGTCGATCCTTGAATGCCTAAAAGGACTCTCGCCCCAAAATAAAGAAGAGCCACACCTGCTCCACCTACATAAAGATAAAGCATGGAGCGGTGTGCTGGAACAGATGACTGACGGCTCCAACGACGAAACGCTACTTGACCACAGGCGAAACAGAAATTCGCGATCTGCATCAGCGCAAAGCCAATCCAGATCGCTTCTCCATCGAGCAGCGGGGATTCGCGGATAATCCAAGCGCCTAGAAACGCAAAAACAGCCAGGCTTAGTATTGCCCAATCCAATTTCCTTTCCCACAACCCGCCGATAAGCGCAACCCAGATGGGGGTAAACGCCGTAAACGCCGCGACCAGGTAAGCTTCGATAAACTGAAAGGCCGACAAATAAAAGCTATACATCAGACCAAACTGAACGGCGCCAATCCCACAAAGAACCCATAGATCACGGGCGCCCATACTCGATCGCCACAGGAACGGCGAGAAAACGATGACAGCCGTCAAGAGACGACAAAGAGCCACCCACCCCGCATCCAGTCCGGTCAGCTGAGATCCGATAAGTCCAAAGGAAAACGCCCAGATCAGTGTCGCACTCAATAGCCTAAGCATCTAAGCATTGAGTCGTTTAGAGCAGCTGGGTCAATGGATACGTTTTGTAATTTATATGGGTGGGGGTAATCCACGGAATCTTCTCACGGGAGGATCTTCGTCGTCTGAGCAGTCTTCAAACTGGATATTCTCTAGTCCTACCGTTCCAAATAGCTCTAGCTCGAGCCGGTCCCAGGATCGAGTATTCGTCAGGTGTGAAATAACGCACGAGCTGTTCCGTCAGTTGGGCTAGTTTGGAACATCAAATAAGGTGGCGGAAAATCAAGAAATGCATAGGAGCTTTGCATTGACCTCGATTGATAATGCGCAAGAAGTAACCTGCCTCACTCGAAAGAAGGTTTTTGGGCGTGTGGATTATCAGATCGCACTGCTCAATCATCAATTCTATGAGACTAACATTTCTTTTTTACGACAACCGAGTATTACCAT
The window above is part of the Opitutales bacterium genome. Proteins encoded here:
- a CDS encoding EamA family transporter, with translation MLRLLSATLIWAFSFGLIGSQLTGLDAGWVALCRLLTAVIVFSPFLWRSSMGARDLWVLCGIGAVQFGLMYSFYLSAFQFIEAYLVAAFTAFTPIWVALIGGLWERKLDWAILSLAVFAFLGAWIIRESPLLDGEAIWIGFALMQIANFCFACGQVAFRRWSRQSSVPAHRSMLYLYVGGAGVALLYFGARVLLGIQGSTSPSLSQIGIIVYLGVIASGLGFFLWNSGAAHVSNGVLAVSNNWVVPVGVALAIPMAGSQPDWPSFGLGATVIVAASVGVELRARSMSKKPDQSVVGIDAKRPS